One Anaerobaca lacustris DNA window includes the following coding sequences:
- the groL gene encoding chaperonin GroEL (60 kDa chaperone family; promotes refolding of misfolded polypeptides especially under stressful conditions; forms two stacked rings of heptamers to form a barrel-shaped 14mer; ends can be capped by GroES; misfolded proteins enter the barrel where they are refolded when GroES binds), with translation MAVKELAFQAEARASLLAGVEKLAKAVKATLGPRGRNAVLDKSWGGPNVTKDGVTVAEEIELTNKAENLGAKLVKEAASKTSKIAGDGTTTATVLTEALFKEAYKNLAAGADAMALKRGMEEGAKAAVAKLKTLAKPVDIGKTDDIVNIAAVSANNDREIGKIMAEAFQRVGKDGVITVESGKSFETTVDFVEGMQFDRGYMSPHFVTDQDKMVCELEKPYILVHEEKISTIAKLVPLLEKIAQTKRPLLVIAEDVESEVLATLVVNKLKGVLKVAAVKAPGYGDRRKAMLQDIAVLTGAEAIFKDLGIELDNISISQLGQAKKVTIDNDNTVIVEGAGTQNAINGRIKQIKDEIEITTSDYDREKLQERLAKLTGGVAQINVGAATEAEMKEKKARIEDALHATRAAIEEGIVPGGGVALVRCIEAVRSLKLKGDEKTGAEILAKAMRMPCYYIAYNAGATANLVVNKVAEGKDGFGYNADTDTYEDLVKAGVIDPAKVTRIALQNAASIAGLLLTTDCLVTEKPKDEDEMPAGGPGMGGMGGMGGMGGMGGMGGMM, from the coding sequence ATGGCAGTCAAAGAATTGGCGTTCCAAGCGGAGGCGCGAGCGAGCCTGCTGGCCGGGGTCGAGAAGCTGGCCAAGGCAGTGAAGGCGACGCTGGGCCCGCGCGGTCGCAACGCCGTGCTGGACAAGAGCTGGGGCGGCCCGAACGTGACCAAGGACGGCGTGACCGTCGCCGAAGAGATCGAGCTGACGAACAAGGCCGAGAACCTCGGGGCCAAGCTGGTCAAGGAGGCGGCCAGCAAGACCTCGAAGATCGCCGGCGACGGGACGACCACCGCGACGGTGCTGACCGAGGCCCTGTTCAAGGAGGCGTACAAGAACCTGGCGGCCGGGGCCGACGCGATGGCGCTGAAGCGCGGCATGGAAGAGGGCGCCAAGGCCGCCGTCGCCAAGCTCAAGACGCTGGCCAAGCCGGTGGACATCGGCAAGACCGACGACATCGTCAACATCGCCGCCGTCTCGGCCAACAACGACCGGGAGATCGGAAAGATCATGGCCGAAGCGTTCCAGCGGGTGGGCAAAGACGGCGTGATCACGGTCGAGAGCGGCAAGAGCTTCGAGACGACGGTGGACTTCGTCGAGGGCATGCAGTTCGATCGCGGGTACATGTCGCCGCACTTCGTGACCGATCAGGACAAGATGGTCTGCGAGCTGGAGAAGCCCTATATTCTGGTCCACGAAGAGAAGATCAGCACGATCGCCAAGCTGGTCCCGCTTCTGGAGAAGATCGCGCAGACCAAGCGTCCGCTGCTGGTGATCGCCGAGGACGTCGAGAGCGAAGTGCTGGCGACGCTGGTGGTCAACAAGCTCAAGGGCGTGCTGAAGGTCGCAGCGGTGAAGGCCCCCGGCTACGGCGACCGACGCAAGGCCATGCTCCAGGACATCGCCGTGCTCACGGGCGCCGAGGCGATCTTCAAGGACCTGGGCATCGAACTGGACAACATCAGCATCTCGCAGCTCGGCCAGGCCAAGAAGGTGACGATCGACAACGACAACACGGTCATCGTCGAAGGGGCCGGCACGCAGAACGCCATCAACGGCCGCATCAAGCAGATCAAAGACGAGATCGAAATCACCACGAGCGACTACGACCGTGAGAAGCTCCAGGAGCGGCTGGCCAAGCTGACCGGCGGCGTCGCCCAGATCAACGTCGGGGCCGCCACCGAGGCCGAGATGAAAGAGAAGAAGGCCCGCATCGAGGACGCCCTGCACGCCACGCGTGCCGCCATCGAAGAGGGGATCGTCCCCGGCGGCGGCGTCGCGCTGGTGCGCTGCATCGAGGCGGTGAGGAGCCTGAAACTCAAGGGCGACGAGAAGACCGGCGCCGAGATCCTGGCCAAGGCGATGCGGATGCCCTGCTACTACATCGCCTACAACGCGGGCGCCACGGCCAATCTCGTGGTCAACAAGGTGGCCGAGGGCAAGGACGGCTTCGGCTACAACGCCGACACGGACACGTACGAAGACCTGGTCAAGGCGGGCGTCATCGACCCGGCCAAGGTCACACGGATCGCCCTGCAGAACGCCGCGAGCATCGCCGGGCTGCTGCTGACGACCGACTGCCTCGTTACCGAGAAGCCCAAGGACGAAGATGAGATGCCCGCCGGCGGCCCCGGCATGGGCGGCATGGGTGGCATGGGTGGCATGGGCGGCATGGGCGGCATGGGCGGCATGATGTAG
- the groES gene encoding co-chaperone GroES, translated as MKLKPLDDRVVIKPLEAQDKTAGGIFLPDTAKEKPQIGKVVWMGPGKVQDDGKRAAMSVKKNDEVIYPKYMGNDIEIDGQKYVILRESDLLGIVEK; from the coding sequence ATGAAGCTCAAACCGTTGGATGACAGAGTGGTAATCAAGCCGTTGGAGGCCCAGGACAAGACCGCCGGAGGAATCTTCCTGCCCGATACCGCCAAAGAGAAACCCCAGATCGGCAAGGTCGTCTGGATGGGCCCGGGCAAGGTGCAGGACGACGGCAAGCGCGCCGCCATGTCGGTCAAGAAGAACGACGAGGTCATCTACCCCAAATACATGGGCAACGACATCGAGATCGACGGCCAGAAGTACGTGATCCTGCGTGAGAGCGACCTGCTGGGCATCGTCGAGAAGTAG
- a CDS encoding FmdB family zinc ribbon protein: protein MPTYEYACDSCGHEFEEFQSITAKPLRKCPKCKKSALRRLIGTGAGILFKGSGFYQTDYRSDSYKKAAEKDNGSTSAKSSDKKETKTETKAASTEPAAKKTEKKKSA from the coding sequence ATGCCGACGTACGAATATGCCTGTGACAGTTGTGGGCACGAGTTCGAGGAATTTCAGTCCATCACGGCCAAGCCGCTTCGCAAGTGTCCCAAGTGCAAGAAGTCGGCGTTGAGACGGCTGATCGGCACCGGCGCGGGAATCCTATTCAAAGGCTCCGGGTTCTATCAGACCGACTACCGCAGCGACAGCTACAAGAAGGCCGCCGAGAAAGACAACGGCAGCACCTCGGCCAAGAGCAGCGACAAGAAAGAGACCAAGACCGAGACCAAAGCCGCCTCGACCGAGCCTGCCGCGAAGAAGACCGAGAAGAAGAAATCCGCCTGA
- the grpE gene encoding nucleotide exchange factor GrpE, which produces MKDKKNKPKDEPTHEEVESLRTQLVEVQKERDDLLGKLQRVSADYANFQKRAARQVAESIAYEKETLIKTLLPTLDNFEHTLEKSQAAESVEAVLTGVRIVYDQMSDVLRSHGVEAIESLGQPFDPAYHEAMMRREDPERQDNTVLEEFQKGYKLNGRVVRPSRVIVNKLACAEAPPQTETPCETPDDSDDHEDSAEDRRNTDTE; this is translated from the coding sequence ATGAAAGACAAGAAGAACAAGCCCAAAGACGAACCGACGCACGAAGAGGTCGAATCGCTTCGCACGCAACTCGTAGAGGTGCAGAAGGAACGAGACGATCTGCTCGGCAAGCTCCAGCGCGTCAGCGCCGACTACGCCAACTTCCAGAAGCGGGCCGCCCGGCAGGTCGCCGAGTCGATCGCCTACGAGAAGGAAACCCTCATCAAGACGCTGCTGCCGACGCTGGACAACTTCGAGCACACGCTGGAGAAGTCGCAGGCCGCCGAAAGCGTCGAGGCCGTTCTGACGGGGGTCCGGATCGTTTACGACCAGATGTCCGACGTGCTGCGGTCACACGGGGTCGAGGCCATCGAGTCGCTGGGCCAGCCGTTCGATCCGGCGTATCATGAGGCGATGATGCGACGGGAGGACCCCGAGCGCCAAGACAACACCGTCCTCGAGGAGTTTCAGAAGGGCTACAAACTCAACGGACGCGTCGTTCGGCCCAGCAGGGTCATCGTCAACAAGTTGGCCTGCGCCGAAGCGCCGCCCCAAACCGAAACACCCTGTGAGACACCCGATGATTCCGACGACCATGAGGATTCGGCCGAGGATCGTCGGAACACGGATACGGAGTAA
- a CDS encoding alpha-L-fucosidase, whose product MTNRRLRHTAIARAALLGLALAVFAGGCGQDLRLGRAEKKPLTDDERMEWWRDARFGMFVHWGVYAVPAGTYKGRRVDGIGEWIMNSARIPVDEYKKYADAFNPIGYRADEWVRLAKNAGMKYIVITSKHHDGFCLWDSKVTDWDIMDATPFGRDILAELAAACKKHKIKLCFYHSIMDWHHPDAQAPFYPNYNDTNQSNPNFDRYVEQYMKPQLAELLANYGPLGVLWFDGEWIKDWTEPKGKELYAWLRELQPDLIINNRVGKGRKGMEGLSRSDEYAGDFGTPEQQVPATGLPGVDWETCMTMNDTWGYKAYDENWKSTAQLIRTLVETASKGGNFLLNVGPTPEGLIPRASAERLEAMGRWMAVNSESIYGTTASPIGKPDWGYCTAKGNRLYLHVFHWPADGRLSVDLPNAGAVQAHLLADRKKAKLPVAVDGNSVVVSVPAEAPDAVAGVVVLTVNN is encoded by the coding sequence ATGACCAACAGACGGCTCAGACATACGGCGATCGCGCGTGCGGCCCTTCTCGGTTTGGCGCTGGCGGTCTTCGCGGGCGGCTGCGGGCAGGATCTTCGCCTCGGCCGGGCCGAGAAGAAGCCCCTGACCGATGACGAGCGTATGGAATGGTGGCGTGACGCGCGGTTCGGCATGTTCGTGCACTGGGGCGTGTACGCCGTCCCGGCCGGCACATACAAAGGCAGACGCGTCGACGGGATCGGCGAGTGGATCATGAACAGCGCCCGCATCCCGGTCGACGAGTACAAGAAGTACGCCGACGCCTTCAACCCCATTGGCTACCGTGCCGACGAGTGGGTGCGTCTGGCCAAGAACGCGGGCATGAAGTACATCGTGATTACGAGCAAGCATCACGACGGCTTCTGCCTGTGGGACTCGAAGGTCACCGATTGGGACATCATGGACGCCACGCCGTTCGGCCGGGACATCCTGGCGGAGCTGGCGGCGGCGTGCAAGAAGCATAAGATCAAGCTGTGCTTCTACCATTCGATCATGGACTGGCACCATCCCGACGCCCAGGCACCGTTCTACCCGAACTACAACGACACGAACCAGTCGAACCCGAACTTCGACCGGTACGTCGAGCAGTACATGAAGCCGCAACTGGCCGAATTGCTGGCCAACTACGGCCCTCTCGGCGTACTGTGGTTCGACGGCGAATGGATCAAGGACTGGACCGAGCCCAAGGGCAAGGAGTTGTACGCCTGGCTGCGCGAGCTCCAGCCGGACCTGATTATCAACAATCGGGTGGGCAAGGGCCGCAAAGGGATGGAAGGGCTCAGCCGCAGTGACGAGTATGCCGGCGATTTCGGGACGCCCGAGCAGCAGGTCCCCGCGACGGGACTGCCCGGCGTGGACTGGGAAACCTGCATGACCATGAACGACACGTGGGGCTACAAGGCCTACGACGAGAACTGGAAGTCCACCGCGCAGTTGATCCGCACGCTTGTGGAGACGGCCAGCAAAGGCGGCAACTTCCTGCTCAACGTCGGTCCCACGCCCGAAGGTCTGATTCCACGGGCCAGCGCCGAGCGGCTGGAGGCGATGGGCCGATGGATGGCCGTCAACAGCGAGAGCATCTACGGCACGACCGCCAGCCCCATCGGCAAGCCCGACTGGGGGTACTGCACCGCCAAGGGCAACCGGCTCTATCTGCACGTCTTCCACTGGCCCGCCGACGGCAGGCTGTCGGTCGATCTGCCGAACGCCGGCGCCGTCCAGGCCCATCTGCTGGCCGACAGGAAGAAGGCCAAGCTGCCCGTCGCCGTCGACGGCAATTCGGTCGTCGTCTCGGTGCCTGCCGAGGCGCCCGACGCCGTGGCCGGCGTTGTCGTTCTGACCGTAAACAACTGA
- the dnaJ gene encoding molecular chaperone DnaJ, protein MAKRDYYEVLGVEKSASADEIKRAYRRLAIKYHPDKNPGDKEAEAKFKECAEAYEVLSDAEKRKQYDQFGHEGLRGSSMHDFSRMNVEDIFSMFGFEDFFGGMFGGAGGRRRGGRRAGPTRGYDLETGVELTLNEIAQGAEKTIEFTRQDRCSDCEGSGAARGSQPSRCTVCGGSGQVAKGGGFFQMVSTCPQCHGSGQVITRPCPKCKGSGHVPRKRTVTIKIPPGVHEGQGIRVAGEGEPGQGGGPHGDLYCYVRIKAHEFLERDGNNLIAVVPISMTQAALGATIDVPSLDGTKQLKIPPGTQYGSLFRIRGQGLPDMRSGRKGDQLVQVTVETPARLNARQEELLREFAQTENVDVSPKSQGFFDKLKRHFGNHG, encoded by the coding sequence ATGGCCAAACGCGACTACTACGAAGTCCTGGGCGTCGAGAAGAGCGCCTCAGCCGACGAGATCAAGCGGGCCTACCGGCGTCTGGCGATCAAGTATCACCCGGACAAGAACCCGGGCGACAAGGAGGCCGAGGCGAAGTTCAAGGAGTGCGCCGAGGCCTACGAGGTCCTCAGCGACGCCGAGAAGCGCAAGCAATACGACCAGTTCGGTCACGAAGGGCTGCGCGGCTCGAGCATGCACGATTTCTCGCGCATGAACGTCGAGGACATCTTCAGCATGTTCGGCTTCGAGGACTTCTTCGGCGGGATGTTCGGCGGGGCCGGGGGGCGCCGCCGGGGCGGCCGACGCGCCGGTCCGACGCGCGGGTACGATCTCGAAACGGGGGTCGAGCTGACGCTCAACGAGATCGCTCAAGGCGCCGAGAAGACCATCGAGTTCACCCGCCAGGACCGCTGCTCGGATTGTGAGGGCAGCGGTGCGGCCCGAGGCAGCCAGCCCAGCCGGTGCACGGTCTGCGGCGGTTCGGGCCAGGTCGCCAAAGGCGGGGGCTTCTTCCAGATGGTCTCCACCTGCCCGCAATGCCACGGCTCCGGCCAGGTCATCACGCGCCCCTGCCCGAAATGCAAGGGCAGCGGGCACGTGCCGCGCAAGCGCACCGTCACGATCAAGATCCCGCCCGGCGTGCACGAGGGCCAGGGCATTCGCGTGGCCGGCGAGGGCGAGCCGGGCCAGGGCGGCGGGCCGCACGGCGATCTGTACTGCTACGTCCGCATCAAGGCCCACGAGTTCCTCGAACGGGACGGCAACAATCTGATCGCGGTCGTCCCGATCAGCATGACCCAGGCCGCACTGGGCGCGACGATCGACGTACCCAGCCTGGACGGGACCAAGCAACTGAAGATTCCACCCGGAACGCAGTACGGCAGCCTCTTTCGCATTCGCGGCCAGGGCCTGCCCGACATGCGGTCCGGGCGGAAAGGCGACCAACTGGTGCAAGTCACCGTGGAGACGCCCGCCCGGTTGAACGCCCGGCAGGAAGAGCTGCTTCGCGAATTCGCCCAGACGGAAAACGTAGACGTGTCCCCCAAGTCACAGGGTTTCTTCGATAAACTCAAGCGACATTTCGGGAACCACGGATGA
- the groL gene encoding chaperonin GroEL (60 kDa chaperone family; promotes refolding of misfolded polypeptides especially under stressful conditions; forms two stacked rings of heptamers to form a barrel-shaped 14mer; ends can be capped by GroES; misfolded proteins enter the barrel where they are refolded when GroES binds): MAKQLMFDDAARAELRDGLKELAAAVKVTLGPTGRNVVLHKSWGSPKVTKDGVSVSKEIELPQPFKNMGAKMVNEVASKTSDVVGDGTTTSIVLAEAIYLEGLKHVTAGVNPMALYRGIGKAAAAASKCISDASVPVKGHADIAKVATISANNDATVGEILAKAIDAVGKEGVIEVEEGKGMENELTVVEGMQFDRGYISPYFMTNADTLEAVLEDAYILLHEKKISNVRELIPLLEKIVHTGRPLMIISEEVEGEALAALVINRLQGVLKVCAVKAPGFGDRRKAMLQDIGILTGGQVISEDLGLKLESIELAQLGQAKKIAVNKDNTTIIEGAGKKKDIQARCDQIRAQIEKTTSDYDREKLQERLAKLTGGVAVIKAGAATETEMKERKDLLDDALHATRAATAEGVVAGGGVTFLKAIKEVEKARAKAKGDEKIGFDIVIHALKSPTAQIVDNAGAEGDVVVAQLLEKLEKDKNVGYNANTGEFVDMVKAGIIDPAKVARTALEMAASVAGLMLTTNVLVTELKDEDAEPIAGSVR; this comes from the coding sequence ATGGCAAAGCAATTGATGTTTGACGACGCCGCACGGGCCGAGCTGCGCGACGGCTTGAAAGAGCTGGCCGCCGCCGTCAAGGTGACGCTCGGGCCGACCGGCCGAAACGTCGTACTGCACAAGAGTTGGGGCTCGCCCAAGGTGACCAAGGACGGTGTCTCGGTCAGCAAGGAGATCGAGCTGCCCCAGCCGTTCAAGAACATGGGCGCCAAGATGGTCAACGAGGTCGCCAGCAAGACGAGCGACGTCGTCGGCGACGGGACCACCACGTCGATCGTCCTGGCCGAGGCGATCTACCTCGAAGGGCTCAAGCACGTCACCGCCGGGGTCAATCCGATGGCCCTCTACCGGGGGATCGGCAAAGCGGCCGCGGCGGCCAGCAAGTGCATCTCGGACGCCAGCGTTCCCGTCAAGGGCCACGCCGACATCGCCAAGGTCGCCACGATCAGCGCCAACAACGATGCGACCGTCGGTGAGATCCTCGCCAAGGCGATCGACGCCGTCGGCAAAGAAGGCGTGATCGAGGTCGAAGAAGGCAAGGGGATGGAGAACGAGCTGACCGTGGTCGAGGGCATGCAGTTCGACCGCGGGTACATCTCGCCGTACTTCATGACCAACGCCGACACGCTCGAAGCGGTGCTGGAAGACGCCTATATCCTGCTGCACGAGAAGAAGATCTCCAACGTGCGCGAGCTGATTCCGCTGCTGGAGAAGATCGTCCATACCGGCCGCCCGCTGATGATCATCAGCGAAGAGGTCGAGGGCGAAGCCCTGGCGGCGCTGGTGATCAACCGGCTGCAAGGGGTTCTGAAAGTCTGTGCGGTCAAGGCGCCGGGCTTCGGCGACCGCCGCAAGGCCATGCTCCAGGACATCGGCATTCTGACCGGCGGCCAGGTCATCAGCGAGGACCTCGGCCTCAAGCTGGAGAGCATCGAGCTGGCGCAGCTCGGCCAGGCCAAGAAGATCGCCGTGAACAAGGACAACACGACGATCATCGAAGGCGCCGGCAAGAAGAAGGACATCCAGGCCCGCTGCGACCAGATTCGCGCCCAGATCGAGAAGACCACCAGCGACTACGACCGCGAAAAGCTCCAGGAACGGCTGGCCAAGCTGACCGGCGGCGTGGCCGTCATCAAGGCAGGCGCTGCCACCGAGACCGAGATGAAGGAGCGCAAGGACCTGCTCGACGATGCGCTGCACGCGACGCGTGCCGCCACGGCCGAGGGCGTCGTCGCCGGCGGCGGCGTCACGTTCCTCAAGGCCATCAAAGAGGTCGAGAAGGCGCGCGCCAAGGCCAAGGGCGATGAGAAGATCGGGTTCGACATCGTGATCCATGCCCTCAAGAGCCCGACCGCCCAGATCGTGGACAACGCCGGCGCCGAAGGCGACGTGGTCGTGGCCCAACTGCTCGAGAAGCTGGAGAAGGACAAGAACGTCGGGTACAACGCCAATACGGGCGAGTTCGTGGACATGGTCAAGGCCGGCATTATCGACCCGGCGAAGGTCGCACGGACGGCACTGGAGATGGCGGCCTCCGTCGCCGGCCTGATGCTGACGACCAACGTTCTGGTCACCGAGTTGAAGGACGAGGACGCCGAACCGATCGCCGGTTCCGTTCGATAA